A window from Salvia miltiorrhiza cultivar Shanhuang (shh) chromosome 2, IMPLAD_Smil_shh, whole genome shotgun sequence encodes these proteins:
- the LOC131011921 gene encoding early nodulin-like protein 17 → MGVNRGVLLAAAALLFAAVMLPEVVAVRYIVGGNMGWSQSVNYTIWAQDKKFYNGNWLFFMYDRNQMNVLEVNKTNFESCNSEHPLHNWTTGAGRDVVPLNVTKTFFFISGKGFCFGGMKVAIHVEKPPPPPSSSPIKSSSPPSLRSRVFVPALFAVAAAWDALLLLL, encoded by the coding sequence ATGGGAGTAAACAGAGGAGTTCTGTTGGCAGCGGCGGCGCTCCTGTTTGCGGCGGTGATGTTGCCGGAGGTGGTGGCGGTGCGTTACATAGTGGGTGGCAACATGGGCTGGAGCCAAAGTGTGAACTACACAATTTGGGCTCAGGACAAGAAGTTCTACAATGGGAATTGGCTCTTTTTCATGTACGATAGGAACCAGATGAACGTTCTTGAGGTGAACAAGACGAATTTCGAGAGCTGCAACTCCGAGCATCCGCTCCACAACTGGACTACGGGTGCCGGGAGGGACGTCGTCCCCCTCAACGTGACCAAGACGTTCTTCTTCATCAGCGGGAAGGGGTTCTGCTTCGGGGGCATGAAGGTCGCCATCCACGTCGAGAAACCTCCTCCTCCGCCATCATCCTCTCCGATAAAGAGCAGCTCTCCGCCTAGTTTGAGAAGCCGGGTTTTCGTCCCGGCCCTTTTCGCCGTTGCAGCTGCCTGGGATGCTCTTCTGCTGCTCTTGTAG